A genomic stretch from Anoplopoma fimbria isolate UVic2021 breed Golden Eagle Sablefish chromosome 8, Afim_UVic_2022, whole genome shotgun sequence includes:
- the lpla gene encoding lipoprotein lipase, whose product MGKENICFLPVWIILGKIFATFSSDPELTTTTTTGFANSTVTDTPLLTTSEWITDFTDIVTKFSLRTADIPDDDMCYIVAGRPETIQECGFNSTTQTFIVIHGWTVTGMFESWVPKLVSALYEREPSANVIVVDWLTRANQHYPTSAAYTKLVGRDVAKFVTWIQKELQLPWGRLHLLGYSLGAHVAGIAGDLTDHKISRITGLDPAGPTFEHADNQNTLSKDDAQFVDVLHTNTRGSPDRSIGIQRPVGHIDIYPNGGTFQPGCDIQNTLMGIALGGIKGLQNMDQLVKCSHERSIHLFIDSLLNTQQQSQAYRCNSRETFNKGMCLSCRKNRCNKLGYNINKVRTTRSATMYLKTREMSPYKVFHYQVKVHFFSKDPMSFTEQPMKISLVGTHGEKEDIAFVLPILKGNTTLSFLITTDVDIGDLLMVKLRWEKDTIISWSGWWGSSKFHIRRLRIKSGETQSKVSFIAQEGEFSYLVRGGEDGVFVKSQEGNISRNEKLRHKLKMRGSLYGQNDA is encoded by the exons AtgggaaaagaaaatatctgttttttgcCTGTTTGGATAATTTTGGGAAAAATCTTTGCAACTTTTTCTTCAGACCCTGAActcaccaccacaaccaccactgGGTTTG CAAACAGCACAGTCACCGATACTCCCCTGCTGACCACTTCTGAATGGATCACAGACTTCACTGACATCGTGACCAAGTTCTCCCTGCGCACCGCCGACATCCCAGATGATGACATGTGCTACATTGTGGCCGGCCGGCCAGAAACCATCCAAGAGTGTGGATTCAACTCAACGACACAGACCTTCATTGTGATACACGGCTGGACG GTGACCGGGATGTTTGAGAGCTGGGTGCCCAAACTGGTGTCTGCCCTCTACGAGCGTGAGCCCAGTGCCAACGTGATCGTGGTGGACTGGCTGACCCGAGCCAACCAGCACTACCCGACCTCTGCAGCCTACACCAAACTAGTGGGCCGTGATGTGGCCAAGTTTGTTACGTGGATACAG AAAGAGCTGCAGTTGCCCTGGGGGAGGCTTCATCTGCTGGGCTACAGTCTGGGAGCACATGTGGCTGGGATTGCTGGAGATCTCACAGACCATAAAATCAGCAGGATCACAG gTCTGGATCCTGCTGGTCCCACCTTCGAGCATGCAGACAACCAGAACACCCTGTCCAAAGACGATGCCCAGTTTGTGGACGTCTTGCACACCAACACCAGGGGCTCCCCGGACCGCAGCATCGGCATCCAGAGACCCGTGGGCCACATCGACATTTACCCTAATGGAGGCACTTTCCAGCCTGGCTGCGACATCCAGAATACACTGATGGGGATCGCATTAGGAGGCATCAAGGGACTCCAAA ATATGGACCAGCTCGTTAAATGTTCCCACGAGCGCTCCATCCACCTGTTCATCGACTCTCTGCTGAACACCCAGCAGCAGAGCCAGGCCTACCGCTGCAACTCCAGAGAGACCTTCAACAAGGGCATGTGCCTCAGCTGCAGGAAGAACCGCTGCAACAAGCTGGGCTACAACATCAACAAGGTCCGGACGACCCGCAGCGCCACGATGTACCTCAAGACTCGTGAAATGTCGCCTTACAAAG TTTTCCACTATCAAGTCAAGGTGCATTTCTTCAGTAAGGACCCGATGAGCTTCACCGAGCAGCCGATGAAGATTTCTCTGGTTGGAACCCACggagagaaagaagacattGCATTCGTCCT GCCGATCCTGAAGGGTAACACCACTCTGTCGTTCCTCATCACCACCGATGTGGATATTGGAGACCTGTTGATGGTGAAGCTGCGCTGGGAGAAGGACACCATCATCAGCTGGTCAGGCTGGTGGGGCAGCAGCAAGTTCCACATCCGAAGACTGCGCATCAAGTCCGGGGAGACTCAGTCCAA GGTGAGCTTCATAGCGCAAGAAGGAGAGTTTTCCTACCTCGTCCggggaggagaagatggagtcTTTGTCAAGTCACAAGAAGGCAACATAAGCCGTAATGAGAAATT gaggCACAAGCTGAAAATGCGGGGCAGCCTTTATGGGCAGAACGACGCTTGA